From a region of the Sinorhizobium sp. B11 genome:
- a CDS encoding DUF1127 domain-containing protein — translation MRTHEQTLELDCGKLAPTFMQRLMAGLAPLANALRIVRNRSQVNGLHELDDNQLRDIGLTRADVTSAFLASTFFEDPSEHLTQAAKRRWHIAVMRPYRD, via the coding sequence ATGCGCACTCATGAACAGACACTAGAACTCGACTGCGGCAAGCTCGCCCCGACGTTCATGCAACGTCTTATGGCTGGCCTTGCACCGCTGGCAAACGCCCTTCGCATTGTGCGCAATCGCTCGCAGGTGAACGGGCTGCATGAGCTCGATGACAATCAGTTGCGGGATATCGGCCTGACGCGGGCCGATGTCACCTCCGCTTTTCTCGCCTCGACCTTCTTTGAAGATCCGTCGGAGCACCTGACGCAGGCGGCCAAGCGCCGCTGGCATATTGCGGTCATGCGCCCCTACAGGGACTGA
- a CDS encoding DUF937 domain-containing protein gives MLPLFDMMMQAQNGAAMDAIAKQYNLAQEQATKAMAALMPAFSAGLKRSTSNPYDFVGLMQAVASGNYARYFEDMSKAFTPEGISDGNNVLSQLFGSKEVSRAIAAQAAQMTGIGQEIYKQMLPVMAGTLMGGLFKQSTGQMASPVNPFVNTAMGETIQKWLESTGFAPKPKVAPEPSIFDNPFTQAMQLMFSVPKPEPQPQPANPFLDNPFAKAFQEMMAGLQQPAAKAPEPPKDAPKAGNDSYTEMLNAMFDSGLEVQRSYQKSLEAIFEAYRPQPAASPEDPASTGGSTAGKK, from the coding sequence ATGCTGCCGCTTTTCGACATGATGATGCAGGCGCAGAACGGCGCGGCGATGGATGCCATCGCCAAGCAGTACAACCTCGCACAAGAACAGGCGACGAAGGCGATGGCGGCGCTGATGCCGGCATTTTCCGCCGGCCTGAAGCGCAGCACCAGCAACCCCTATGATTTCGTCGGTCTCATGCAGGCGGTGGCATCCGGCAATTATGCCAGATATTTCGAGGACATGAGCAAGGCCTTCACCCCTGAAGGCATTTCCGACGGGAATAACGTCCTTTCACAGCTTTTTGGATCGAAGGAAGTCTCGCGCGCCATCGCCGCGCAGGCCGCGCAGATGACCGGCATCGGACAGGAGATCTACAAGCAGATGCTGCCGGTCATGGCCGGTACGTTGATGGGCGGGCTCTTCAAGCAATCGACGGGACAGATGGCCTCGCCGGTCAATCCCTTCGTCAATACCGCCATGGGCGAGACGATCCAGAAATGGCTTGAAAGCACCGGTTTTGCGCCGAAGCCGAAGGTCGCACCCGAACCCAGCATTTTCGATAATCCGTTCACCCAGGCCATGCAGCTGATGTTCAGCGTACCGAAGCCGGAACCTCAGCCGCAACCCGCCAATCCCTTCCTCGACAATCCCTTTGCCAAGGCATTCCAGGAGATGATGGCAGGGCTCCAGCAGCCGGCAGCCAAGGCTCCGGAACCGCCGAAGGACGCGCCGAAAGCCGGAAATGACAGCTATACCGAGATGCTGAACGCCATGTTCGACAGCGGTCTCGAAGTGCAGAGAAGCTATCAGAAGAGCCTCGAGGCGATCTTCGAGGCTTATCGGCCCCAACCTGCCGCCTCCCCCGAAGATCCCGCTTCCACAGGCGGCTCAACAGCGGGCAAGAAATAA